The Argentina anserina chromosome 3, drPotAnse1.1, whole genome shotgun sequence genome includes a region encoding these proteins:
- the LOC126789405 gene encoding palmitoyl-monogalactosyldiacylglycerol delta-7 desaturase, chloroplastic-like, which produces MVDWRVTSLVKFLGREWNFIDVLTLIIVTSIHCLALLAPFQFTWGAFSLFVALYFLTGLGITLGYHRNLAHRSLKLQKWLEYFFAYCGVLTLQGSPIEWVSTHRYHHQYTDTKKDPHSPIKGLWFSHIGWIFNHRLRFESYSMRLKNADDLRRQAYYRFIHRTYLLHPVALGVLFYALGGLPYLVWGTGVRTVVGFHVTFSVNSVGHIWGKRVWDTGDLSRNNWLLALPTLGEGWHNNHHAFDYSARQGLEWWQIDLTWYFIRFLQVAGLATDVKTPTETQKNRKPLYNNTTAQKCE; this is translated from the exons ATGGTAGATTGGAGAGTGACAAGCCTGGTAAAATTTCTTGGGAGGGAGTGGAACTTCATTGATGTTCTGACTTTGATCATTGTTACATCTATACACTGCCTCGCTCTTTTGGCCCCATTTCAGTTCACCTGGGGTGCATTTTCTCTGTTCGTGGCACTATATTTTCTTACAGGTCTAGGTATTACTCTAGGTTACCATAGGAATCTTGCACACCGGAGTTTAAAGCTTCAAAAATGGCTGGAATACTTTTTCGCCTATTGCGGTGTTCTCACGCTTCAG GGAAGCCCGATTGAATGGGTTAGCACACACAGGTACCATCATCAATATACGGATACAAAGAAAGACCCTCATAGCCCCATTAAGGGACTCTGGTTTAGTCATATTGGTTGGATCTTCAATCACCGTTTGAGGTTTGAAAGC TATAGTATGAGACTAAAGAATGCTGATGATTTAAGAAGGCAGGCGTACTATAGGTTTATCCATCGTACTTACCTCCTTCATCCAGTTGCTCTTGGAGTTTTGTTCTATGCTTTAGGAGGACTTCCCTATTTGGTTTGGGGAACG GGTGTAAGGACAGTAGTTGGTTTCCATGTGACTTTTTCTGTGAATTCAGTTGGTCACATTTGGGGAAAGCGAGTATGGGATACCGGTGATTTGTCTAGAAACAACTG GTTGTTGGCATTGCCTACACTTGGAGAAGGGTGGCACAATAACCACCACGCCTTTGATTACTCAGCTCGACAGGGCCTCGAATGGTGGCAGATTGACTTGACATGGTACTTCATCAGATTTCTTCAAGTTGCTGGTTTGGCAACCGATGTGAAAACCCCAACTGAAACTCAGAAGAATCGAAAACCTCTATACAACAATACCACAGCGCAAAAGTGTGAATGA